CGCAGCGTGGACGTCTGCGTCAGCAAGCTGCGGCGCAAGCTGGATGACGACCCGCGCGATCCGGCGCGCATCAAGACCGTGTGGGGCAAGGGCTATCTGTTCTCGCCCAAGGCGCACGAGGGCGGTGATGCTTAAGTTTGTCCTGCGGCTGTTCGTGGTGCTGGCGGTGGGCTTCGTCATTTCCAACGAAGTGGTGGACCGGTCCGCCAACTACTTCTTCGAACCCGTCAGCGATGCCTACACGCGCGAAGCGGTGCGTGGCCAGATCCACAGCCTGGTGCAGGAACTGGGCCGCGTACTGCCCGCCGAGCGCGAGGCGCACGTGCGCGACGCGCTGGCGCCGCACTACGGCCTGGCCCTCAGGGTGGTCGACGCCGACAGCTATGGCGCCACCGAGGACGAACGCGCCATGGTGGAGTCCGGCAGCTTCTTCGTGCGCGACAAGCAGCAGACCTTCGTGGCGGCGATTCCCGGTCCGGGCAGGCAATGGCTGGAGGTCAAGCTGCCGCCGGAACCATCCATCGCCCCCTGGCTGATGGCCGCGGTGTATTCCGCCCTGGGCCTGTTGCTGTGCGCCTTCATGCTGGTGTGGGCGCTGCCCATCTGGCGCGACCTGGAAGCGCTGAAGACCGCCGCCTTGCGCATGGGGCAGGGCGACCTGCAAGCCCGGGCGCGCCTGTCGCGCCATTCCAGCATCCGCAACCTGGGCGATACCTTCAACCAGATGTCCGACCGCATCAGCGCCTTGGTAGGCAACCAGCGCGACCTGACCAATGCCGTGTCGCACGAGTTGCGCACGCCGATCGCGCGTCTGTCGTTCGAACTGGACATGATGGACCGCGAGGACGACCCCGCCGCGCGCAGGCGATTGGTCGAGGAAATGAAGAGCGACGTGGCCGAGCTGGACGCCATGGCCTCGGAATTGCTGATGTACGCCCGCCTGGAGCACAAGGGCGACGGCGTGGCGCTGCAACCGCAGGACGCGCGCGGCTGGCTGGATTCGGTGGTGCAGCATGCCGGCTTCGAGGCCGGCGTGTCGGGCGTGCGCTGCGAAGTGGCGCTGTGCCAGGTGCCCGAGGTGCACCTGCACCAACGCTACATGACGCGTGCCTTGCTCAACCTGCTGCAGAACGCCATCCGGCATGCTGGCCGGCAGGTCCAGGTCAGCTTGATCAGTCCGGGCGCGCGCGAGTACGTGCTGATCGTGGACGACGACGGCCCCGGCATCCCGCCAGCCGACCGCGAGCGCATTTTCGAACCCTTCATCCGCCTGGACGAAAGCCGCGACCGCGGGACGGGCGGAGTCGGGCTGGGCCTGGCCATCGTGAGCCGGGTGGCTCGCTGGCACAACGGGACCGTGCAGGCGAGCGACAGCCCCCTGGGCGGCGCGCGTTTCGTGATTGCCTGGAAGACCGCCTGAAGGCTGGCGGCCGCGGCGCGGCACAACGTAAACAAACTTCACAATCCGCCGCCGCAATCTTCACAAACTCCATACAAAGCGGGAAAGATCGCGGGCAGGCGCCTGGATAGCATGACGGCAGTTCTCTTCAGAGGTCTTGCCGCTAGCCATGTTTTCCCTCAGCCGCCTGGTTGCCGTAGGTATGTTGCTGGTCGCCGCGGGCGGTTGCCAGGGCGTGCCTCCCGAAGCGCCGCCTCCGATCGCCCAGGGCGACTACAAGGCGGTGGTGGGTTATCTGGCCCAGCGCATCCCCTATGACATGGACGCCTCCGGCGTGCCGGGCCTGTCGATCGCCATCGTCGACGACCAGCGCGTGGTGTGGAGCACGGGCTTCGGCTACGCGGACCCGCTGCGCCATCGCAGCGCCACCAGCGACACGCTGTATCGCGTAGGGACCATCACCAAGATCGTCACGGCCGCGGGCGTGCTGCGCGCTGCCGACGACGGACGCCTGGCGCTGGACCAGCCCGCCTCGCAGGCGCTGCCCGATTGGGACATCCAACCGCGCCGCGGCGCCATGCAATGGCTGGGCACGCATCCCTTCACCGCCCGCAATCTTCTGGCCGTGCACCCTGGATCGTTGGAAGACACCATGGGGCGCGCACGCGCGGACATGGCCTACGCCCTGTTGGGCGACATGGTCGCGCACGTGGCGAGCGAACCGTTCGACACCTACGTGCGCCGCACCATCCTGCAGCCGCTGAACATGCCGCGCGCCGGGTTCCATCCCGACCCGCGCATGCTCGAATTGCGAGCCTCGGGCTACCGTCGCGGCGCGCCCTGGACCGAGGCGCCCCAGCCCAATGAAGCGGCCGACGGCCTGTGGCTCAGCACCTCGGAGATGGCGCGCTTCTCCAGCATGTTGTTCGCCGACGGCGTCTACGAAGGGCGCCGGATACTCAATGCCGACTCGGCCCGCGCCGTGCTCGACATGGAAACGGTGGAAGGCGGCTTGGCGCTGGAGTGCCGTCTGGCCTTGTCCTGGCTGGCAGCGCCCTGTGGCGACGATATCGCCGGCACGCCATTGCGCCTGCATAGCGGCGCCACCGAAGCCTTCCATTCGCGCCTGGTGCTGGCTCCGCGCGACAAGCTCGCAGTGCTGGTCATGAGCAATTCCGACACGAGCGAGCCGTTGGTGGCCTCGGTGTCGACGATGGCGATGGCGCTGATGCGCCAGGCCAAGCAGGGCGCAATCGCCCAATAGATCGGGCCGTTCCCGGCTCCCCGGTTTTATCCCCCCTCAACCTCGTTTCTTGGAAGCTGTTATGAAGCGAAAAATCCGTTCCACCCTGTTTAAACGCGGCGCCGGCGTCGCGTGTCTGCTGGCTTTAGTCCCGGGACTGTCCCTGGCCGATGACGCTGCGAACAGTTCCGTCTACGGCCAGCGCGGGGCCAGCTCGCGCGGGTTGACGGTGGCGACCGGGGAGGGGCCGGCGGACGAATGGCTGTTCTACGGCACGCTGGGCGCAGGCTACGCGCCGCGCTACAGCGGCAGCGACGAGTACTCCGCGACGCCGATCTTCGGCGCAGGCGTGCGCAGTCCGGGCGGCTTCTTCCTCGGTACCGACCGCGGCCTCGGCTGGGAGACGCACGCGCTGAACAGCACATTCAGCTTCTATCTGCAGCCCAGCGCGGCGCGCAAGGACCACAAGAAGGGCTACCAGGGCTCGGACAAGTTGCGCGGCATGGGCGACATCAAGAGCCGTGCGCAGATCGGCATGGATGCCGAAACCACGCTGGGCCCGGTGACCCTGTCGGCCACGATCGCGCATGCCTTCAAGAAGGGCGATGACCGGGACGTGGGCAGCGCCTACACGATGTTCAACCTGGGAGCCAGCACCACCGTATACGAAGGCAGCGCCGGAGCGATCTCGCTGGCCTTGTCCGGCACCTTCGGCGACGGCAACTACATGCGCACCTGGTATGGCGTGAGCGGCAAGCAGTCGGCGAACTCGGGCTATCGCAAGTACACGCCCAAGGGCGGCCTGGAAAGCGTGGGCCTGGGCGCGACGTGGACCGTGCCGCTCTCCAAGTCCTGGTCGTGGACCACGGCGGCGGAAGCCCGGCGCCTGTATGGCGACGCGGCGGACAGTCCCATCGTGCGGGACCGTGCGCAGTACTCCATCGGCACCATGATGACGTACTCGTATTGATCGGGGGAAAAGCCCGTTCCCGGACGGGAGCGGGCTAGGCGGAAGCGGGCGGGCATTGCCGCCGGCTTCCGGCCAGGGATGGTTTACAGGCCTTGCACGCGGCGGCCGCTGTCGGCCTCGAACCAATGCAGCGGATGGCGGCCGTCCGGGCCCAGGTTGACGCGGTCGCCGACCTTGGCCGAGGACTCGGACAGCTGGCGCGTGGTGCAACGCACGACCAGCATGTTCTTGCCGCAGCGGCTGTGGACCAGCTGTTCGGAGCCCAGCGTTTCGACCATTTCGACTTCGGCCGGCACGCCCTGGGTGTTCAGCAGCATGTGCTCGGGACGCATGCCCATGATGATCTTGCGGCCGCGCACCTGGGAGGGCACCTGCAGCGGCGAGATATCCAGCGCGATGCCGTCCAGCGTCTGCACCGTGCCGTCGCCGGCCACGTTCACTTCCATCAGGTTCATCGGCGGCGAACCGATGAAGCCGGCGACGAAGGTCGAGGCGGGCTTTTCGAATACTTCCATCGGCGTGCCGATCTGTTCAGGCACACCCTGGTACATGACGATCATGCGGTGGGCCAGCGTCATGGCTTCGACCTGGTCGTGGGTCACGTACAGGCTGGTGGTGCCCAGGCGGCGATGCAGCTTCATGATTTCCAGGCGCATCGCCACCCGCAGCTTGGCGTCCAGGTTCGACAGCGGTTCGTCGAACAGGAACACCTTGGGTTCGCGCACGATGGCGCGGCCCATGGCCACGCGCTGGCGTTGTCCGCCGGACAACGCGCGCGGGCGGCGGTCCAACAGGTGGCCGAGTTCCAGGATCTGCGCGGCCACATCCACGCGCTTCTTGATCTCGTCCTTGGAGAACTTGCGGATCTTCAAGCCGTAGGCCATGTTCTCGAACACGGTCATGTGCGGGTAGAGCGCGTAGTTCTGGAACACCATCGCGATGTCGCGCTCGGCGGGTTCCAGGTTGTTGACGACCTTGTCGTCAATGAGGATTTCGCCGCTGGTGACGGTTTCCAGGCCGGCGACCATGCGCATCAGCGTGGATTTGCCGCAGCCCGAGGGGCCGACGATGACGATGAATTCACCGTCCTTGACGTCCATGTCGATGCCATGGATGACCGGCACATTGCCGGCGTAGGTTTTCTTGACGTTACGGAAGCTGAGAGTAGCCATGAGTTATTCGTGTTCGGAGTCGTGTTCGGGTGGGCGAGGGCGGGCAGGGGGCACCTTTTCATCGCCGAGCCGTCTCAAGATGAAAACGCCCCCCTGGGGGGCAGCAAGCCGAAGGCGCGGCGTGGGGGTCATTTTTCAGTGTCGACCAGACCCTTGACGAACCATTTCTGCATCAGGATGACGACCAGCGCCGGCGGGATCATCGCGAGCATGGCGGTGGCCATGGTGATGTTCCATTCGGTCACGCTGTCGCCGCCGCTGATCATCCGCTTGATGCCGATGACGACGGGGTACATGTCTTCCTGCGTGGTCACGAGCAGCGGCCACAGGTATTGGTTCCAGCCGTAGATGAACTGGATCACGAACAGCGCGGCGATGCTGGTCTTGGACAAGGGCAGCAGCACGTCGCGGAAGAAGCGCACCGGACCCGCGCCGTCGATGCGCGCGGCCTCGATCAGCTCGTCAGGCACCGTCAGGAAGAACTGGCGGAACAGGAAGGTCGCGGTCGCCGAGGCGATCAGCGGCAGGGTCAGGCCGGCGTAGCTGTTGAGCAGGCCGAGGTCGGCCACGACCTTGTAGGTGGGCGCGATGCGGACTTCGACGGGCAGCATCAGCGTGACGAAGATCATCCAGAAGAAGAACATGCGGCCGGGGAAGCGGAAGTACACCACCGCGAAGGCCGACAGCAGCGAGATGGCGATCTTGCCGATGGAAATCGCCAGCGCCATGATCAGGCTGACGTACATCATGCGGCCCACGGGCGCGCCCGACGAACCGCCGGACGAGCCGCCGAACAGCGCCTGCATGTAGTTGTCGACGAAATGCTTGCCGGGGATGAGGGACATCGGCGCGGACGCCACTTCCTGCGCGGTCTGGGTGGACGCGACGAAAGTGACATAGAGCGGAAATGCCACCATCGCCACGCCGCAAAGCAGGATGACGTGGGCCAGAATATCCAGCCAGGGACGGCGTTCAACCATTGTTTATAGCCTCGGACAAAATCAATACTGCACTTTGCGGTCGACGTAGCGGAACTGCACGACCGTCAAGGCAATCACAATGAACATCAGCACCACCGACTGCGCCGCGGACGAACCGAGGTCCAGGCCGCGGAAGCCGTCGCTGTACACCTTGTAGACCAGGATGGAGGTCGACGTGCCCGGACCGCCCTGCGTGGTGGTGTCCACCACGGCGAAGGTGTCGAAGAAGGCATAGATGATGTTGACCACCAGCAGGAAGAACGTGGTGGGCGAGAGCAGCGGGAACACGATGCTCCAGAAGCGGCGCGACGGGCTGGCGCCGTCGATCGCGGCGGCTTCGATGAGCGAGCGCGGAATCGATTGCAGGCCGGCCAGGAAGAACAGGAAGTTGTACGACACCTGCTTCCATACCGCGGCGATCAGCACCAGGGTCATGGCCTGGTTGCCGTCCAGGCGCGGATTCCAGTCGACGCCGGCATGGCGCAGGGCCACGGCCAGGATGCCGACGGAAGGCGAAAACAGGAACAGCCACAGCACGCCGACGACGGCGGGCGCCACGGCATAGGGCCAGATCAGCAGTGTCTTGTAGAGCCCGGCGCCGCGGATGACGCGATCTGCCATGACGGCCAGCAGCAAGGACACGCCCAGCCCGACCACCGCCACGAGGATCGAGAACACGGCGGTGACGCGGAAGGAATCCAGGTAGGCCTGTTGCGAGAACAGTTCCATGAAGTTGTCCAGCCCGACGAACTCGGAGGACAAGCCGAATGCATCTTCCAGCCGCAGCGATTGCCACATGGCCTGGCCGGCCGGCAGGAAGAAGAAGACCACGGTAATGATGATCTGCGGCAGGAGCAGCAGATAGGGCAAGGTCTTGTGCCCGAATACAACACGTTTTTCCATAGGGGGAACCCAAGGTACAGAAAAGCGGCGGTTGGAGTAACCGCCGCCTGAAACCGCTTTCGTAAAATGCGACAGGCTTAAAACCCTAAAAACCCCAGGGCCTTAAGCCTTGTACTGCCTAGTGCAAAACAGCCCAAGTCCTTGTTACGGCATGGAAAATACCGATTGACAGGACTGGGCTGGCGTCGCGGAAGGGCGTTACTTTACACTCTTCTCGAATTTTTCCAGCAGTTCGTTGCCGCGCTTGACGATGTTGTCGGCGCCGTCCTTGGCGCTGACCTTGCCCGAAACGATGCGTTCGATTTCGGCGTCTTCGATTTCACGGATCTGCGGCAGGAAGCCCAGGCGCAGGCCGCGCGATTGCGCGGTGGTTTCGACGTTCAGCTGCTTGACGCCGACTTCGGTGCCCGGGTTCTTGTCGTAGAAGCCGTCCTTCTTGGTCAGCTCGTAAGCGGCCTTGGTGACAGGCACGTAGCCGGTCTGCTGGTGCCAGCGGGCGGCGATTTCCGGGCTGGCCAGGAACTTGAAGAACGCGGTCACGCCCTTGTAGGTTTCCGGCTTCTTGTTGGCGAAGACCCACAGCGAAGCGCCGCCGATGATGGTGTTCTGCGGCGCGCCTTGCACGTCGGCGTAGTAGGGCAGGGTCGAGGTGCCGAATTCGAACTTGGCGTTCTTGGCGATGTTGGCGCGCAGGCCGGACGAGCCGGTGATCATGGCGCACTTGCCGCTGATGAACAGCGAGTTCGGCTCGTCGCCGCGGCCGCCGTACATGAAGATGCCTTCCTTGCCCAGCTTGGCCAGGTTTTCCAGGTGGCGCACGTGCAGCGGGGTGTTGATGGCGATGCGGGCGTCCAGGCCGCCGAAACCGTTGTCCTTGGTGGCGTACGGCACGTTATGCCAGGCCGAGAACGTTTCCAGCTGGACCCACGACGGCCAGGAGGTGGTGTAGCCGCATTCCTGGCCGGCGGCCTTCAGCTTCTGGCCGGCGGCAGCCAGCTCTTCCCAGGTCTTGGGCGGCTTGTCGGCGTCCAGGCCGGCCTTCTTGAAGGCGTCCTTGTTGTAGTAGAACACCACGGTCGAGCTGTTGAAGGGCATCGACACCAGCTTGCCGTCGGCCGACGAGTAGTAGCCGGCCACGGCGCCGATGAATTCCTTCGGATCGATCGGGTTGCCGACTTCTTCCGACATCTGCTGGACCGGCTTGATGGCGCCCTTGGCGTACATCATGGTGGCGGTGCCGACTTCGAACACCTGGAGGATGTCCGGGGCGTTGCCGGCGCGGAACGCGGCGATGCCGGCGTTCATGGATTCACCGTAGTTGCCCTTGTAGACTGCCTTGACTTGGTAGTCGGGGTTCTTTTTGTTGAATTCGTCGACCAGGCCGTTCACGCGGTCGCCCAGCGCGCCTTCCATCGAGTGCCAGAATTGGATCTCGGTGGCGGCATGCGCGGAGGCGCCTGCGAAAGCCGTCATGATGGCGGCAAAGGTTAAGGCAATACGGTGGGATCGCATAGAGAGGTTCCTCCAGTTGGGCGTGACGCGACCGGGTTGTCCGGGCGCAGAAAACACGACACCTTATGAATTGTTTGTGACAAAACCGTGACTTTCACATCACTCCAAACGCCTGTCAAATTGCGCGTTTTAGGCGCGAACGAACATTTTTCTTTTTTTTCCCAACGAGAACTCCCGTTTACAATCGGCCCCTATGAAAAACGAACTTTCGATTGCGTTCATCGGTGGCGGCAATATGGCCGCTGCGCTGGCCTCCGGCCTGGCCGGCAAAGTATGCGCCGCCGGCAACATACATGTCATTGACATAAACCAGGATTCGCATGCCGCCTGGCAGGCTCGCGGCATGACCACCGCGACGGCTCCGGGCGAGGCCCTGGCGCGGTGCCGGGTCTGGGTGTTCGCTGTCAAGCCACAGAACATGAAGGACGTTGTGGCTTCCACGCGTCAATGGTTGCGTGAAGACACTTTGGTGGTAAGCGTGGCGGCCGGCATCCGCGCCGATACGCTGGCCGCCTGGCTAGGCACGCCCGACGCGCCGTTCAAGCGCCTGGTGCGCTGCATGCCGAACACGCCGGCCCTGGTGGGCGCCGGCATCACCGGCCTGGCGGCCCTGGATGGGGTGGACGCAGCCGACCGCGACCTGGCGGCCCGATTGCTGTCCAGCGTGGGCGACGTGGTGTGGGTCGCCGACGACGCCGCGCTCGATGGCGTGACCGCGTTGTCGGGCAGCGGCCCGGCGTATGTGTTCCTGTTCCTGGAAGCGCTGGTGGCCGGCGGGCAGAAGGTCGGCCTGACGGCCGAGCAAGCCAAGCAATTGGCGTTGGGCACGCTGGCTGGGGCGACGCGCCTTGCCGCCGAGTCTTCTGAACCGCTGGCCACGCTGCGCGAACGTGTGACGTCCAAGGGCGGCACCACGGCCGCGGCGCTCAATGCGTTCGGCGCGGCCGGGTTTGCCGGCATCGTCGAAGACGCCATGGCGGCCGCCGCCCAACGCTCGCGCGAGCTGGCGGAGGAGTTCGGCAAATGACGGCCGCGGACGGGAGCGCGGGCTCCCGGCGCTTTGCGCTCATGAGCCGGCCGCAATTCGCCATCGCCGTGCTGTGCATGCTGGTGGTGGTGGTCGGTTCGAACATCCTGGTGCAGGTGCCGCTGAATGACTGGCTGACCTGGGGCGGGCTGTCCTATCCGGTCGCCTTCCTGGTCACGGACGTGCTGAATCGCCGTTTCGGCCCGGCGGCCGCGCGCCGAGTGGTCTGGTTCGGTTTTGCCGCCGCCCTGGTCGTGTCGGTATGGGTGGCCTCGCCGCGCATCGCGCTGGCTTCGGGCCTGGCCTATATCTGCGCGCAACTGGTCGACATCCAGGTGTTCGACCGATTGCGCGACCAGCGCTGGTGGCGCGCGCCCTTGGTGTCGGGCGTGCTTGGCGCCATCCTGGACACGGCCGTGTTCTTCAGCGTGGCTTTCGCGGCTACCGGCGCGCCCTGGATGACCTGGATGATGGGCGACCTGGCGATCAAGCTCGCGGTCAATATCAGCATGCTGGCGCCTTTCCGGGCGCTGATGTGGAATCTGGCCAAGCCGGCCAATGCCTGAGCATGCGGCGGGGCGCCTGTGGTCTTCAGGCCGCCCCGGGCTTTAATCCAGTGAATAACTACGCACGTTAATTATTATTCGTAAGTCCTGCGTAAGCACTGTATTTAAATGCGTCTTTAAACAGCGTATTAATCGGCGGCTATATATATCCCAAAGCACAATTTCGGATGGCGCGCCAGATGATAAATACGATTTTCTTGCGGATTCTCCAACGATTTCATGGGTTTGCCCCGGCTATCCGTCACGATTAAAGGTGCGCGCCAAAATATTGGGGATTACACGCAGTGACAGTATGGCGGCTTGCTTCCAGAATACCGGCCACACCGTGTTTTTGCCCAAGAAGCCGGCGACGGGCGACGAGGATTAACGGATTACCCAACCGATAAACCGCGTCGGACAGAGCCGCTCAAAACCTCGCTGGAGAACTCCGCATGAAGTTTCTGAATCGCCTTACCCCGGTAGCCATGGCGCTTGGGGCACTTGCCTTGGCTGGCGCCGCGCACGCCGCCGACACGATCAAGATCGGCATTCCCCAGCCCATGACCGGCCCCAATACGCAATACGGCGACCAGATCCAGGCCGGCGCATTGACCGCGATCGAGACCATCAACGCCAAGGGCGGCGTCAAGGGCAAGAAGCTCGAACCCATCCTCATCGATGACGGCTGCGAACCCAAGCAGGCCGTGCCGGCCGCCAACCGCGTGGTCAACTCCGGCGCCAAGTTCGCCGTGGCCCATGC
The sequence above is drawn from the Achromobacter xylosoxidans genome and encodes:
- a CDS encoding queuosine precursor transporter; its protein translation is MTAADGSAGSRRFALMSRPQFAIAVLCMLVVVVGSNILVQVPLNDWLTWGGLSYPVAFLVTDVLNRRFGPAAARRVVWFGFAAALVVSVWVASPRIALASGLAYICAQLVDIQVFDRLRDQRWWRAPLVSGVLGAILDTAVFFSVAFAATGAPWMTWMMGDLAIKLAVNISMLAPFRALMWNLAKPANA
- the proC gene encoding pyrroline-5-carboxylate reductase, giving the protein MKNELSIAFIGGGNMAAALASGLAGKVCAAGNIHVIDINQDSHAAWQARGMTTATAPGEALARCRVWVFAVKPQNMKDVVASTRQWLREDTLVVSVAAGIRADTLAAWLGTPDAPFKRLVRCMPNTPALVGAGITGLAALDGVDAADRDLAARLLSSVGDVVWVADDAALDGVTALSGSGPAYVFLFLEALVAGGQKVGLTAEQAKQLALGTLAGATRLAAESSEPLATLRERVTSKGGTTAAALNAFGAAGFAGIVEDAMAAAAQRSRELAEEFGK
- a CDS encoding sn-glycerol-3-phosphate import ATP-binding protein UgpC, with product MATLSFRNVKKTYAGNVPVIHGIDMDVKDGEFIVIVGPSGCGKSTLMRMVAGLETVTSGEILIDDKVVNNLEPAERDIAMVFQNYALYPHMTVFENMAYGLKIRKFSKDEIKKRVDVAAQILELGHLLDRRPRALSGGQRQRVAMGRAIVREPKVFLFDEPLSNLDAKLRVAMRLEIMKLHRRLGTTSLYVTHDQVEAMTLAHRMIVMYQGVPEQIGTPMEVFEKPASTFVAGFIGSPPMNLMEVNVAGDGTVQTLDGIALDISPLQVPSQVRGRKIIMGMRPEHMLLNTQGVPAEVEMVETLGSEQLVHSRCGKNMLVVRCTTRQLSESSAKVGDRVNLGPDGRHPLHWFEADSGRRVQGL
- the ugpB gene encoding sn-glycerol-3-phosphate ABC transporter substrate-binding protein UgpB; protein product: MRSHRIALTFAAIMTAFAGASAHAATEIQFWHSMEGALGDRVNGLVDEFNKKNPDYQVKAVYKGNYGESMNAGIAAFRAGNAPDILQVFEVGTATMMYAKGAIKPVQQMSEEVGNPIDPKEFIGAVAGYYSSADGKLVSMPFNSSTVVFYYNKDAFKKAGLDADKPPKTWEELAAAGQKLKAAGQECGYTTSWPSWVQLETFSAWHNVPYATKDNGFGGLDARIAINTPLHVRHLENLAKLGKEGIFMYGGRGDEPNSLFISGKCAMITGSSGLRANIAKNAKFEFGTSTLPYYADVQGAPQNTIIGGASLWVFANKKPETYKGVTAFFKFLASPEIAARWHQQTGYVPVTKAAYELTKKDGFYDKNPGTEVGVKQLNVETTAQSRGLRLGFLPQIREIEDAEIERIVSGKVSAKDGADNIVKRGNELLEKFEKSVK
- a CDS encoding MipA/OmpV family protein, with the protein product MKRKIRSTLFKRGAGVACLLALVPGLSLADDAANSSVYGQRGASSRGLTVATGEGPADEWLFYGTLGAGYAPRYSGSDEYSATPIFGAGVRSPGGFFLGTDRGLGWETHALNSTFSFYLQPSAARKDHKKGYQGSDKLRGMGDIKSRAQIGMDAETTLGPVTLSATIAHAFKKGDDRDVGSAYTMFNLGASTTVYEGSAGAISLALSGTFGDGNYMRTWYGVSGKQSANSGYRKYTPKGGLESVGLGATWTVPLSKSWSWTTAAEARRLYGDAADSPIVRDRAQYSIGTMMTYSY
- a CDS encoding ATP-binding protein, which encodes MLKFVLRLFVVLAVGFVISNEVVDRSANYFFEPVSDAYTREAVRGQIHSLVQELGRVLPAEREAHVRDALAPHYGLALRVVDADSYGATEDERAMVESGSFFVRDKQQTFVAAIPGPGRQWLEVKLPPEPSIAPWLMAAVYSALGLLLCAFMLVWALPIWRDLEALKTAALRMGQGDLQARARLSRHSSIRNLGDTFNQMSDRISALVGNQRDLTNAVSHELRTPIARLSFELDMMDREDDPAARRRLVEEMKSDVAELDAMASELLMYARLEHKGDGVALQPQDARGWLDSVVQHAGFEAGVSGVRCEVALCQVPEVHLHQRYMTRALLNLLQNAIRHAGRQVQVSLISPGAREYVLIVDDDGPGIPPADRERIFEPFIRLDESRDRGTGGVGLGLAIVSRVARWHNGTVQASDSPLGGARFVIAWKTA
- the ugpE gene encoding sn-glycerol-3-phosphate ABC transporter permease UgpE encodes the protein MVERRPWLDILAHVILLCGVAMVAFPLYVTFVASTQTAQEVASAPMSLIPGKHFVDNYMQALFGGSSGGSSGAPVGRMMYVSLIMALAISIGKIAISLLSAFAVVYFRFPGRMFFFWMIFVTLMLPVEVRIAPTYKVVADLGLLNSYAGLTLPLIASATATFLFRQFFLTVPDELIEAARIDGAGPVRFFRDVLLPLSKTSIAALFVIQFIYGWNQYLWPLLVTTQEDMYPVVIGIKRMISGGDSVTEWNITMATAMLAMIPPALVVILMQKWFVKGLVDTEK
- a CDS encoding serine hydrolase domain-containing protein, with protein sequence MFSLSRLVAVGMLLVAAGGCQGVPPEAPPPIAQGDYKAVVGYLAQRIPYDMDASGVPGLSIAIVDDQRVVWSTGFGYADPLRHRSATSDTLYRVGTITKIVTAAGVLRAADDGRLALDQPASQALPDWDIQPRRGAMQWLGTHPFTARNLLAVHPGSLEDTMGRARADMAYALLGDMVAHVASEPFDTYVRRTILQPLNMPRAGFHPDPRMLELRASGYRRGAPWTEAPQPNEAADGLWLSTSEMARFSSMLFADGVYEGRRILNADSARAVLDMETVEGGLALECRLALSWLAAPCGDDIAGTPLRLHSGATEAFHSRLVLAPRDKLAVLVMSNSDTSEPLVASVSTMAMALMRQAKQGAIAQ
- the ugpA gene encoding sn-glycerol-3-phosphate ABC transporter permease UgpA, coding for MEKRVVFGHKTLPYLLLLPQIIITVVFFFLPAGQAMWQSLRLEDAFGLSSEFVGLDNFMELFSQQAYLDSFRVTAVFSILVAVVGLGVSLLLAVMADRVIRGAGLYKTLLIWPYAVAPAVVGVLWLFLFSPSVGILAVALRHAGVDWNPRLDGNQAMTLVLIAAVWKQVSYNFLFFLAGLQSIPRSLIEAAAIDGASPSRRFWSIVFPLLSPTTFFLLVVNIIYAFFDTFAVVDTTTQGGPGTSTSILVYKVYSDGFRGLDLGSSAAQSVVLMFIVIALTVVQFRYVDRKVQY